In the Rhea pennata isolate bPtePen1 chromosome 25, bPtePen1.pri, whole genome shotgun sequence genome, one interval contains:
- the C25H1orf116 gene encoding specifically androgen-regulated gene protein: MATAAGDMPKKGPWLGMARCNSGSCDSMASTTSNRSERSDNSYDYLSVEEKECLMFLEETIGSLDAEADSGVSTDETDGVESAPAPGTRPGRGSAPRDLENGAPAPSPAQQRAAEQKSDRKASARSSPAPAAVPGPGYCSLPRTAAAASRPGAHGASDGKATARAAGAPAPAHGPSRGTAEEQRLDGAGAAAVAEPPGSAVLRPLEALRDGAGARGGLAPSGAAGAGGQRAEPESPERESAAAARGRPEPPACGEPPAGRRGPPTAPKPRKLPPNIVLKSSRNPAISPPAAGAGCAAADRASAGRPDAWEREKARREALEKLGLPRDAPRAAPRAAAPPRAQAVPGAAGALGAAGSPGERRVAPGARHPGFKSNTLERSGVGLGSGVAGKDRGAKSSGSLGKMSFMERMAPSFLRGGRPRPASLGAGQDSAGFPQPQPVQVVTTDY, translated from the exons ATGGCCACAGCTGCTGGTGACATGCCTAAGAAGGGGCCGTGGCTAGGCATGGCCAGGTGCAATTCTGGCAGCTGTGACAGCATGGCCAGCACCACCTCGAACCGCTCTGAGCGC aGTGATAACAGTTATGACTACTTATCCGTGGAAGAAAAAGAGTGTCTGATGTTCTTAGAAGAAACTATTGGCTCCCTGGACGCAGAAGCGGACAGCGGGGTCTCCACGGATGAGACCGACGGCGTGGAGtccgccccggcgccggggacGCGGCCCGGGAGGGGCTCTGCTCCCCGGG ATTTGGAAAACGGGGCTCCCGCGCCGAGCCCGGCCCAGCAGCGTGCAGCCGAGCAGAAAAGCGACCGGAAGGCGAGCGCCCGCTCCAGCCCCGCTCCCGCAGCGGTTCCCGGCCCCGGCTACTGCAGCCTTCCACGGACCGCGGCTGCAGCGAGCCGGCCGGGAGCGCACGGCGCTTCCGACGGCAAAGCgaccgcccgcgccgcgggggccccagcgccggcacaCGGACCTTCGCGGGGGACGGCCGAGGAGCAGAGGCTGGacggggccggcgcggcggccgtgGCCGagccgccgggctccgcggtCCTGCGGCCGCTGGAAGCTTTGCGGGAcggcgcgggggcgcgcggggggctggcgccgagcggggccgcgggggccggtGGGCAGCGGGCAGAGCCCGAGAGCCCGGAGAGGGagagcgcggccgcggctcgAGGCCGGCCGGAGCCCCCGGCGTGCGGAGAGCCCCCGGCCGGCAGGCGCGGGCCGCCCACCGCCCCCAAGCCGCGGAAGCTGCCGCCCAACATCGtcctgaaaagcagcagaaacccGGCGATATCGCCGCCGGCAGCGGGCGccggctgcgccgcggcggACAGGGCCAGTGCCGGGCGCCCGGATGcctgggagagggagaaagccCGGCGGGAGGCGCTGGAGAAGCTGGGACTCCCGCGGGatgcgccccgcgccgcgccgcgagccgccgcgccgccccgagCGCAAGCGgtgccgggggccgcgggcgctcTCGGGGCCGCCGGGAGCCCCGGCGAGCGGAGGGTCGCTCCGGGCGCCCGGCACCCGGGCTTCAAGTCCAACACGCTGGAGCGCTCCGGCGTGGGGCTCGGCAGCGGCGTCGCCGGCAAGGACCGGGGCGCCAAGAGCAGCGGCTCGCTCGGCAAGATGTCCTTCATGGAGAGGATGGCGCCGAGCTTCctccggggcggccgcccccgccccgcgtcCCTGGGCGCGGGCCAGGACTCGGCCGGCttcccgcagcccc AGCCGGTGCAGGTTGTTACGACTGATTACTAG
- the YOD1 gene encoding ubiquitin thioesterase OTU1 gives MLRLRCKARSGTHPLGGFTAHSRLRDMQAALAALTGVPAAAQRLLLGFPPRSLDLSDGERRLGDLGIHSGDTLIVEEDTSRAKAGSPVVAKRSMSGSAREAVPVLARRVVPADNSCLFTSVYYVVEGGVYDPGCAPEMRSLIAQIVASDPESYCEAVLGKTNKEYCEWIRREETWGGAIEVSILSKFYQCEICVVDTQTVRIDRFGEDAGYTKRVLLIYDGIHYDPLERRIPDSDIPPQTIFSTTDDIVLAQALELADEARRKRQFTDVNRFTLRCMVCQKGLTGQAEAREHAKETGHTNFGEV, from the exons ATGCTGCGGCTGCGCTGCAAGGCGCGGAGCGGCACGCACCCCCTGGGCGGCTTCACGGCGCACTCCCGCCTCCGCGACATGCAGGCCGCGCTGGCCGCCCTCACCggcgtccccgccgccgcccagcgCCTCCTCCTCGGCTTCCCGCCGCGCAGCCTCGACCTCAGCGACGGCGAGCGGCGCCTCGGCGACCTGGGCATCCACTCGG GCGACACGCTCATCGTGGAAGAGGACACGTCCAGAGCCAAGGCCGGCTCGCCTGTCGTCGCCAAGAGAAGCATGTCCGGCTCAGCGAGGGAGGCCGTGCCCGTGCTCGCCAGGCGGGTCGTTCCCGCCGATAACTCCTGCCTGTTCACCAGCGTCTACTACGTGGTAGAAGGAGGCGTTTACGATCCAGGTTGCGCTCCGGAGATGCGCAGCCTTATAGCCCAGATAGTAGCAAGCGATCCCGAGTCCTACTGCGAGGCAGTGCTGGGAAAAACTAACAAAGAGTATTGCGAATGGATCCGAAGAGAAGAAACTTGGGGAGGAGCCATCGAAGTATCCATTTTATCCAAATTTTATCAGTGTGAGATCTGTGTTGTGGACACACAGACAGTCAGAATTGATCGTTTTGGGGAAGACGCTGGTTACACCAAGCGAGTCCTTTTAATTTATGATGGGATTCACTATGATCCACTTGAGCGTAGAATCCCCGACTCAGACATTCCTCCCCAGACCATTTTCTCTACAACTGATGATATTGTTCTCGCACAAGCGTTGGAGCTAGCAGATGAAGCCAGACGGAAGAGGCAGTTTACGGATGTGAATCGCTTTACACTGAGGTGCATGGTATGCCAGAAGGGACTAACTGGACAAGCGGAAGCCAGAGAACATGCCAAGGAGACTGGACACACCAACTTTGGAGAAGTGTGA